A single Larimichthys crocea isolate SSNF chromosome VIII, L_crocea_2.0, whole genome shotgun sequence DNA region contains:
- the dbx1a gene encoding homeobox protein DBX1-A, which yields MMIPSVLAPPALYPGLYRPAAALPLHQTLPSVFPTHSSFLVEDLLRISRPTAAAAFINRTVPSASASLPTATTTLSFSGAHALATTRESCSPKTSVPSSKDPTFLKFGVSAILAPSPKTASSPPVIHHLHSKSFPIPCFDGTFHPIFRTPYLPASSSVVPIPGTFSWPLAARGKPRRGMLRRAVFSDVQRKALEKMFQKQKYISKPDRKKLASKLGLKDSQVKIWFQNRRMKWRNSKERELLSSGGCREQTLPTKANPHPDLSDVGKKSSADEEEEDEEEEFRRERMRAAGSSVSSPSLSSKHSDFSESDEEEITVS from the exons ATGATGATCCCAAGCGTCCTCGCGCCTCCTGCCCTGTACCCGGGCTTGTACCGGCCCGCCGCGGCTCTGCCGCTCCACCAGACCCTGCCCTCCGTCTTCCCGACGCACTCAAGCTTTCTAGTGGAGGACCTGCTCCGGATAAGCCGccccaccgccgccgccgccttcATAAACCGGACTGTCCCGTCAGCGAGCGCCTCCCTGCCCACAGCCACCACCACCCTGTCCTTCAGCGGCGCGCACGCGTTGGCCACGACGCGCGAATCGTGCTCGCCCAAAACGTCAGTGCCGAGCAGCAAAGACCCGACTTTTCTCAAGTTTGGAGTGAGCGCCATCCTCGCACCTTCACCAAAGACCG CGTCCTCTCCACCTGTCATCCACCACCTGCACTCCAAGAGCTTCCCCATCCCGTGCTTTGACGGAACCTTCCATCCCATATTCAGGACGCCATATTTACCAG CATCTTCATCAGTCGTTCCCATCCCCGGGACTTTTTCGTGGCCCCTGGCCGCCAGAGGGAAGCCCCGAAGAGGGATGCTGAGGAGGGCGGTGTTCTCTGACGTGCAGCGCAAAGCCTTGGAGAAAATGTtccagaaacagaaatacatcagCAAACCAGACAGGAAGAAGCTGGCGTCGAAGCTGGGCCTCAAAGATTCACAG gtgaaAATCTGGTTCCAGAACAGGCGGATGAAGTGGAGGAACTCTAAAGAGCGAGAGCTGCTGTCGTCCGGCGGCTGCCGCGAGCAGACGCTGCCCACCAAAGCCAACCCGCACCCGGATCTGAGCGACGTGGGCAAGAAGTCGTCAGccgacgaggaggaggaggacgaggaggaagagttcAGAAGGGAGAGGATGAGGGCCGCGGGGTCCAGcgtctcctctccgtctctctccagTAAGCACTCGGACTTCTCAGAGTCAGACGAAGAAGAAATAACAGtatcttaa